The nucleotide window GTTGTTCCTGGACTCATATCCATGGTAACTGTAGAAAAAATTTACAGTTACATTGAATCCCCTCTAAACATGTGACTGATTAAAAGCTTGGGGAAAATAAGCAGGTGGCTGTCAGGCAGATTGTTTGTACTAAGCATTCATCAAACCTAAAGTGGAATGCAGAAGGACCATGCTAAAGAAGTTGAGTTACACTAAGATGTGGTTCTAGGCATCTAAGCCCATGGAGGGGTCAGCCTCAGGTTTGCAAATTCCAATTTCTAAAACcctaaattttcttttgcttttggaaGAGGGATTCAATGGATAAAATGAGCTCATTCAAAGGAGGATGACCAGAATGAATACAGGGTGCCTGAGCATGTTAGATATAGGAACTTTAAAGAAACAAGTGAGTGGTTGGCTGTGAGAATTGAATTTGGGCCAATACAGAAACTGACTTCAGAGGGTCATGgaataggaaaatgaaattttcctATAGGACTAAAGGACTCAAACTAGAGAACGTGAGTTCAAGATACAGGAACATTGATTTTGACTTACCGTAGGAAGatctttgtaaaagcaaaaaagtatcgatagttgacccttgaacaatgcagatttggactgcatgggtccacttatacatttttttatacagtacagtactgtgcATGTATTTTCTCCTATGATcttctttataacattttcttttctctagcttactttattgtatgaatacagtatataatacacatacaaaatatgtgttaatcgactgCTCATTTTATTGGTAAGGTTTCCAGTGAACAATgctattagcagttaagttttAGGGGATTCAAAGGTTGTTACATGGATTTTCCAATATGCAGTGGTTGGCACATGTTGTTTGATTGTCAGCTGTATAAATGAAAAGGGATGATCCAAGATAGTAGAGaggtatataatcttttttttttttgagaggtatATAATCTTAAGCAAATGCTGGATAATCACTCAATAGAAATATTATGGACTGGTTTAAGCCTCAGAACTTTGTTTCagttaaatgttaaatatcatttttacCCTATAGTTTGTGTTTGCATGAAATTTGGGatatcaagataaaaaaatctgttgtttttgaagttttcagGAGAAAATATCATGAACTGGGAAGTATTTTGCCCTTGGTGGCATTTTACAAGATGAAATGCTTTGAGTCATGAATGATCCCATATTAAAGACTCTTCCAGATATATTGGTTGTTTCTATCAGAGCCTAATCCTAGATTTGTATGAGTGGGACATCTAAACCGGAAATGTCTTTGGTGTTAGAATCATGTATGCCAGTCATATTAGATGTTTATCAAAATAATTCAGTTTAAGCCTTAGATTCAGTTGTATCATGTTGAAAAAATATCCACATTAGCGGAATTAACCCACAAATTCCAAAATAGCACTTGTGttttataatcaggaaaacataaactttttatccttttatttctctcctctgtgTTCTAGCTCAGTGTGCATATTCATGGTTTTTAGAACATGTCTTCACTTTTATGCTTCTTGAATTAATTCATAACTGTCTACTAAAATCCTGTACCTCTTATAAGAATGTTACCAGAGTAACATagtggctcaccagttgagcatctgattctttttttttttaaggttttatttatttattcatgagaggcagagagacagagaggcagatacacaggcagagggagaagcaggctccatgcagggagcctgatgtgggactcgatcccaggactccaggatcactccctgggccaaaggcagacgctaaaccactgagccacccagggatcccaagcatctgattcttgattttggttcaggtcgtgatttcagtgtcatgagatggagccttcaATCAGCTCGATGCtagggatggagcctgcttaaacattctctttctctctccctcttcgccTTGTGCTACCTGTTCATCCACACTctccatttaattaattaattaaataggGCCTCCTCAGTGACTCAATCGGTTCAAcagctgacttcagctcagatcatgatctcaggatcttgggatggtACCCCTCCTGGGCTATCCACtgagcagggtgtctgcttgtccctctccctctcctactgccAATCCACCAGCTCCTACTCTCGTTCTCTCTCAAAAACTAATACTAAACTAAgctaaacaaatataaaagtcaAACCCTAGATCACCGCTGTTGAGAAAAGGACTTTCTTCCAGCTAGTTTTCTGAAAGCCCCTTTAACATCCTTGTTTCTCAGGCTATAAATTATGGGGTTCAACATTGGAGTCACCACTGTATAGAACACAGAGATCATTTTATCCTGCTCTTTTGTGGTCTTGGAGTTTGGCCGCATGTAGGCGAATATGCCTGAGCCATAGAACAGGACAACAACAATGAGATGGGAGCCACAGGTAGAGAAAGCCttgagcctcccctccccagactGCATCTGGATCACAGTGGAGATAATATTCCAGTAGGAGACCAGAATCAGGCAGACAGGAGCTAAGAGGATGACCACGCCCATTGCAAAGATGGCCATTTCTGTGCTGTAGGTATCTGCTGAAGCCAGCTTCAGGAGGGCAGGATGTTCACAAAAGTAGTGATTAATAATCTTCTGTCCTTGATAGGGTAGTTGAAAAGTAAAGGTGGTATCCACCAGAGACACGAGTGCTCCACTGGCCCAGGATCCAATGGCCAACTGGAGACACACCTGTTGGGTCATGATGCTAGAGTAGCGCAGGGGCTTGCAGACAGCCACGTACCGGTCATAAGACATCACTGCCAGCAGTGCACACTCTGTACACCCAGCCAGAAGGAAGACAACTATTTGTGCCATACACCCAAGAAAAGAAATCGTTTTCCTTTTTACCAGGAAATGGACCAACACCTGAGGGACGATGCTAGTAGAGAAACAGAGATCTGCGAAAGAGAGGTTTCTAAGAAAAAAGTACATGGGAGTGTGAAGTCGAGAGTCCATGAAGATGAGAATGATGATGAGCAGGTTCCCAAGCACAGTCAAAAGataaatgaggagaaaaagaacaaacagcaGGATCTGGGTCTGCAAGTCCTGTGAAAGGCCCAGGAAAATAAACTCAGCCACAGAGGTTTGGTTTTCCTCTCCCATTGAGATTTATGCCTGTTTACCTGTTTgcacaaataaaaagaacaacCTTTTGGTTTGTAACATCAAGTCTTGTAGAAGAGTCTTATTTAAAGCTCATATTATAACCAAATTGGATATTTCTAGCTTTTTGCTACCCAAGTCATTCTAATTAATACTAAATATTAATTCTGATTGCTTGGTTGTAATTTCAacccatttcaatttttttccaaatatcctcTTCCCAGTGCCATTTATCTATATTATGACATCGTTAAAGCCTTCCTGGCTAGTTCTCATATGAGGATTTGGGATTTGAATGGATTTTCTTAAATGGCTATACACATATTCCTACAAAATTACTGTTTACTGTTGGCACTATTGCCATGTACAATCCTGCACCACTAACTATTCAAAATACTACACATTTAATTATAACATATGCTTGAAAATGTGAAACAGCTTTCAGGCATCAAACTTAatttgacttcttaaaaaaaCAGCAATTTTTTCTTGGCTTAGAAATAGAAGCTTGGGCAGCCcaaatggctcagcggtttagtgctgcctcagcccagggtgtgattctggggacccgggatcgagtcccatgtcaggcttcctgcatggagcctgcttctccctctgccagtgtctctgcttctctctctctctgtgtctctcatgaataaaaaaaataaaatcttaaaaaaaagaaatagaggcttATCACTTAATATACCAAGTATTGTTCTTTTtggattaaagaataaaatgctaaaagtaaaagtaaaaaaccaGGAAAAACAAGTCAAAATTCTTGTGATATCTGGACAGGATCAGACTGACACAAAAGccaagagaccatgaggaaaacaTGCAGAAGTTATAACATAAAATGAAAGGCTTTTGTGCGATAataatatcatgaataaatttaagttGAACTACATACTGACAAAAATACTTAAAGATGTCAGATCAGAGGTAATGTCTTTAATACACTAAGATTACATATAAAACACCATGAAAATTGTTGAGTCCAAAAAATAATGAGCTAAGAACATGAACAGACTACTTACAAAGATGAAATGCAGGaagaaggggaactgagtggaaaatattagaaagggagacaaaacatgagagactcctaattctggaaaacaaaggggtgctgaaggggaggtggatggggggatggggtagttggatgatgggcactgaggagggcacttgatgggatgaccactgggtgttacagcgtatgttggcaaattgaatttaaattaaaaaacaacaacaaaaaaagatgcaATGCAATTAGTTACTAAATATAAGAATACTTGATATTATTACAAGTAATTAAGTACAACAATGAAGGATACATTTTTCACCTTGGAAATTAGCTAAGATTTTAACAGAACAACCACATCACAAATAGTaacttggattttatttaaaacttaacaCATGACTTTAAAAGTACATTGTCTCAATGACATTATAAGGTAGACATTATTAATCTTAgtttgcagatgaaaaaactgaggcatagaaaagtTTAGCTACTTTCCCCAAATTACACAATTAATAAACAGCAGGATTCATTAAGTGTAAAGTGAAGGTTTACAAAAAAAGACTTTTGTGTACAATGCAAGAGGGTAGGAAAAGTAGTCCAATCTgtctggaaaataattttgtcaaatatattaaaaactttaaatatttgtataccTTGACCGACTTCTCAATAGGGGGGGAGGGAAAGATTTCCTTTTTACTGGTCTTTTCTTCCCCATGAAGAAGAATCTGATTTGTGACATTCTAGGATGTTGCTTGGTCCCTATTTACTACTGGCTAGGGTTACTGTGCTTTAAAAGGTCATGCATGTTCTATTTCCTCACTTCTTCATGGAACTGGACTAATAAATTGGAACAAGTCCCACTAAACTGTAAGAAAGGTTGAAGATTTTGAAAGACTTTAGACCAAGTGCCCCAACCCAGGCTTATCAGAGTTCTGAACTAGAGTGACATTCGGGACTAGCACAACTAATAAAAAGCAGtctgttatttttcatattttttgtttcttttgtaggACTCTAAGGAGAGGAATGACCAGGACTAGAATATTAGGAGTTTTTGAGTCCCTAGGcctaatatatatacatattattatatattatataataatcataTAATATCCTCAAATATTATGCCAATTTCTAAATCCAATTCTAGGAatctattcaaaataaataaactccagaaaaatattcacaagaaaatatgtttatcttGTTACataataattgttaaaaatggacagatacacaaatggaatataataaagaactcagaaataaCCCTTACAAGGTTGGGTTTCTGTGACAAGGATGCCAAGGAtacacaatgaggaaaagacggtctctccaataaatagtgttgggaaaactggatatccacatgcaaaacaatggaATTAGGCCCTTatctcacatcatatacaaaaatcaacccATCCTTAAAAGGATGTAAGATATGACACTATATAACTAAAGCATATGTTTACATATGTTTGGGGGTATTGGAGTAAAGAAATGGGTCCAAGCTGAAgcgaccatcaacttaatataggcCTCTTTATGCAGAAGATgctatttacaaatgaaatggtgaccacaaatcaaaaaccagtaatagatatgcaaagattaaagagaaaggaatctgagTATATCACTAAAGATAGCCAATAAACCTTCTCtctttgaaagagagcaagagaagaaaggatcagagaaaaactacaaaacccacaaaacaagtaacaaaatggccaTAAATACATATCTGTCAATAACTACTTTGAATGTAAGTGGAGAAATGCTCCAgtgaaaagacacagggtgacagaatggataaaaaacaagacccatctatatgcttcCTActagagactcacttcagacctaaagacacatgcagattgaaagtgaactGATAGCAAAAATttatcaggacgcctgggtggttcagcagttgagcacctgctttggcccagggcttgatcctggagttctgggatccagacccacatccggctccctgcatggagcctccttctccctctgcctatgtctctgcctctctctctctctgtgtgtctcttgtgaataaataaataaaaactttttaaaaattaaaaaaaagaaaaacatctatcATGCAGATAGAAGTGCAAAGCAAGCCAGAagcaatacttctatcagacaaaatggacttaaaaacaaagagtgcAACAAGAGACCTGGATAGATCattggatagatcatccaaacacaaaatcaacaaggaaacagtgccTTTCAATGACATATTGAACCAGATAGATCTAACTGATATATTCAGAATCCATCCTAacacagaaaaatacacattcttttcaagtgcagaTGAAACaatctccagaagagatcacacatgaggccacaaaataagtcttaagaaattaaaaaaacaaacaaacagtgaaGTCACACCATGCATGTTTCCATCCACAATACTATGACTGGAAATCAAACAAAAGAAGatatctggaaagagcacaaatacatggaagctaaataccatgctattaaacaatgaatgggtgaATCAAGAAATCAGATTAGAAATAGAGGTTCTGGGTacctcagtcagttgaacatctgactcttgatttcagtccaggtcatgatctagggtagtgattgagccccacgttgggctccatgtgaGCATGGAGCTGGCTTAAGATTCccttcctctacctctgccctaCCCTCCCCAGCTCATTTGTGTGCATGatcctgaaagaaagaaagaaagaaagaaagaaagaaagaaagaaagaaagaaagaaaaaagaatagaatatgaaaatatttcctcaaagAGGAAATACAAAAACACATGGAGACCAtcgaaaatgaaaacacaatggtcataaatatttgggatgcagcaaaagctttTCCAAGAGGAACGTTTATAGCAATAtagtcctacctcaagaagcaagaaaaatatcaataaacaacctaatcttacacctaatgGAGCTAGAAGAAGAACATCAAATGAAGTTTAAAGCCAGctgaagaagggaaataataaatattagaatggaaataaatgacagagaaactaaaaaaaccaatagaacagatcaatgaaaccaggagctggttctttgaaaaaaatttaaaattgatgacccctagccagacttaggaaaaggaaaggagaaaagacccaaataaatagaattacaactgagagaggagaaataacaaatagcaccacagaaatacaaataatcataCCCAACAAGTTCCACAacctcaaagaaatggaaaacttccTCGATACATATAAACTCCTAAAACTGAAGCAGGAATTAATTGAAAATGTGAACAGATTGCTTACCAGCAATAACGTTGGAATCAAAATCAAAAAGCTCCCaacaacaaaagtccaggaccagatggtttcataGGTGAATgcaattaaacatttaaagaagagttaatattctctattctattctcaAAGTATtgcaaaaaatagaagaggaagaaaagcatccaaattgattctatgaggccaccagtacagataaagacactataaagagagagagacagagagacagagagacagagagagacagagagacagaggaagggaaggggaactACAGGGCAGTATCTCTCCGATGAACATCGATGCacaaatcctcaataaaatactagcaaactgaatccaacaatatatttaaaaatctttcactaTGATCAATCAGCATGATACATAACATCAacacaagaaagaataaaacccGTAAGATTGTttcaatgcagaaaaaaacatttgacaaaatacaacaaccattcaaaataaaagccctcaacaaagtaggtgtGGAGGGAATATATCCATATCATAAGGGCCCCacatgaaaaactcacagctaacatcatactcgaTGGTCAAAAACTGACAGATTTCCcccgaagatcaggaacaagacaagtatgtccattcttaccacttttattcaacataatactggaagtcctagccctacagaaatcagacaagaaaagaaataaagggcactcaaattggtaaggaagtagtaaaactttcactatttgcagacgaCACAATACCACATATAGATTACCCTTTACACTCCACCCAAACACTGCTAGAACTGATGAACGAATGTAGAAAGGTAACAGGATATAAAGCCAATCTACAGAATTCTGTTGAATTTCTACACGTAATAattgaagcagcagaaagagaaattaagaaaacaatcctatttacaactTCACCAAGAAGAACAAGATAACTAGGAATTAACCAAGggggtgaaagacctgtactcagaaaactataaaacattgaggaAAGAAAGTGCatatgacacaaatggaaaaatattccatgctcatggattgcaaTAACAAATCCTTAAAATATCCACACTACCCAAAACAACCTACAGATTAAACACAATCCTTATAACAACAGCATTTTCCAGAGAACTGATTCAAATAATGCTAAAAATCTCTATGGGACCACACAAGAAcctgaagagccaaagcaatcctgagaaagaagaaaaactgcagGTCCACAGTCCCAGATTTCTCGATACACTGCAAAGgtctagtaatcaaaacaatatagcaTTGGCACAACAACAGACACAGAGATGTAGAGAgtagaacagagagcccagacaTAAACCAATCATTATATGGTGGATTAATCTTTGACCAAAGAGGCAAAAACATGCAATGAGAAACAGACAGTCTTTTCACAAatatgctgggaaaattggacagctacatgcaaaagaatgaaaccagaccactttcttataccatatgcaaaaagaaactcaaaatgagttaaggatataaatgtgagacctgaaatcataaaaatcctagaagagagcacaggcagtgatttctctgtctttgactatagcaacatctttctagaaatgtctcctgaggcaagggaaagaaaagcaacaaaCTATTGGcatgacttcaaaataaaaatcttctgcacagcaaaggaaacaatcagcaaagctaaaagaaaacctaccgaatggaagaagatatttgcaaatgacacatccaataaagagttcatatccaaatatataaagaatttgtaCAACTAAACACCATAAACACaaatactccaataaaaaaatgagcagaagacatggacagacattcccccaaagaagacatacagatggcggACAGACACATGATAAGATGCTCAATGTCGCTACTCATCAGGGGAATACAagcaaacccacaatgagatatcccctcacacctgtcagaaaggctaaaataaaaatcacaagaaaaaacaagtgttggggaggatgtggagaaaaagaatccGTCGTGCGTCCTCTACTCtaggaatgcaaacttgtgcagccactgtggaaaatagtatggaggtgattcaaaaaattaaaattagaattctcatataattcaataattccactacaaagtatttacccaaagaatgcaaaaacactaatttgaaaagatacatgcacccctatgtttattgcagcattatttacaatagtcaagttatggaagcagcccaaatgcccatcaagaGATAAATGGAAAATAGGAAGTGGCATATATACAgagtggaatattagtcatacAAAAGAatgatcttgccatttgcaacaacatggatggatctagagagtataacactaagtgaaataattcagagaaagacaaatagcatataattttgctcatatgtggaatttaagaaaaactacacaaagaaaaaataaacaaaaaatagactCAATTATAGAGAACTAGTGGTTACAAAAGGAGGGTAAGTGGGGGGATGGAGGAAgtagtgaaggggattaagaatacccttatcatgatgaacactgagtaataaacagaattgttgaatcactatatatttttaaaagattttacttatttattcatgagagacacacagagaaaggcagagacataggcagaggggaaacaggctccacgcagggagctggacatgggacttgaacccggatcctgggatcacaccctgagctaaaggaagatgctcaaccactgagccacccatgcatcccaagtcactatattttatacttgaaactaatataacactgcatgttaattatactggaattaaaattaagaataaataaaagcctaTAGGATATCACAGTATTCCAAAAGAATAAAGCTTCATGATCAAGTGAATTTTTCCCATGAATGCACAGATGAACTGATTATTAGGAACTTGATTAAAACATTTCTTCATATTAACAGAt belongs to Canis lupus baileyi chromosome 23, mCanLup2.hap1, whole genome shotgun sequence and includes:
- the LOC140615416 gene encoding olfactory receptor 2D3-like; protein product: MGEENQTSVAEFIFLGLSQDLQTQILLFVLFLLIYLLTVLGNLLIIILIFMDSRLHTPMYFFLRNLSFADLCFSTSIVPQVLVHFLVKRKTISFLGCMAQIVVFLLAGCTECALLAVMSYDRYVAVCKPLRYSSIMTQQVCLQLAIGSWASGALVSLVDTTFTFQLPYQGQKIINHYFCEHPALLKLASADTYSTEMAIFAMGVVILLAPVCLILVSYWNIISTVIQMQSGEGRLKAFSTCGSHLIVVVLFYGSGIFAYMRPNSKTTKEQDKMISVFYTVVTPMLNPIIYSLRNKDVKGAFRKLAGRKSFSQQR